One Clostridium sp. CM027 genomic window carries:
- a CDS encoding isoprenylcysteine carboxylmethyltransferase family protein: MYLFGNTYFELITIKRTFQVVFIFFLISEIFIWCFTSWISRKHSGEKQNGDKGSYFLLVAGFVSIIFLNLVCRKQIHFILPMLFFWIGIFFIIIGVLFRSYSVWTLRNFFTLSVQVNSTQKIIQTGPYKYLRHPSYSGSILSLIGITLSFRSFEGVIGTLIIIVVIYGYRITIEETILEKTFKETYKDYKDNTYRIIPFIW; this comes from the coding sequence ATGTATTTGTTTGGGAATACATATTTCGAGTTAATAACTATTAAGAGAACTTTTCAAGTGGTATTCATTTTTTTTCTGATCTCAGAAATATTTATTTGGTGTTTTACTTCTTGGATCAGTAGAAAACATTCAGGAGAGAAACAAAATGGAGACAAAGGGTCTTACTTCTTACTTGTAGCTGGTTTTGTATCCATAATATTTTTAAATCTTGTTTGTAGAAAGCAAATCCACTTTATACTTCCAATGTTGTTTTTCTGGATAGGTATTTTTTTTATTATCATTGGAGTTTTGTTCCGATCTTATTCTGTATGGACTCTACGTAATTTTTTTACACTATCTGTACAGGTGAATTCAACGCAAAAAATAATTCAAACTGGTCCATATAAATACCTAAGACATCCATCCTATAGTGGAAGTATATTATCCTTAATTGGCATTACATTATCTTTTAGAAGCTTTGAGGGGGTTATAGGAACTTTAATTATTATTGTTGTAATCTATGGATATCGAATTACAATTGAAGAAACAATATTAGAAAAAACCTTTAAAGAGACCTATAAGGATTACAAAGATAATACTTATAGAATTATTCCATTTATTTGGTGA
- a CDS encoding DUF871 domain-containing protein, producing MSYGFSIYFGLDNTKEENIKLLNEAHKLGFTRIFTSFHIPEANYSILKTEAQEFFKLAKKYNMDIISDISPNTFKFLDLNDMDLKGLFDIGVKTIRIDFGYTEEEVSKMSKNTYGIKIQLNASTITKKFFENLDRYSPNYKNVDALHNFYPRVGTGISEECMKEKNSILSKRGIESSAFVQSNNRKRGPLYDGLPSLEDHRGIEVREAANHLFALGNKSVFIGDSLPSKKELEDLSGLNPDAVELFIELKEYDTVTLGLLTETYTQREDEARDAIRASESRLVLNGNKIKALNTVDKNYGDIIIDNENYMRYMGELQILKTSQKSDYRTNVVASVLQNHIYLLKYINGGKKFYFNIVNK from the coding sequence GGAAGAAAATATAAAGTTATTAAATGAGGCCCATAAACTTGGATTTACTAGAATATTTACCTCATTTCATATACCAGAGGCAAATTATAGTATCTTAAAGACTGAGGCACAAGAATTTTTCAAATTGGCTAAAAAATATAATATGGATATAATAAGCGATATTTCTCCTAACACATTTAAGTTTTTAGACTTAAATGATATGGATTTGAAGGGACTATTTGATATAGGGGTTAAGACTATAAGAATAGATTTTGGATATACAGAAGAAGAAGTATCTAAAATGAGCAAAAACACTTATGGAATTAAAATACAACTAAATGCATCAACAATAACTAAAAAGTTTTTTGAAAACCTAGATAGATATTCCCCTAATTATAAAAATGTTGATGCATTACATAATTTTTATCCAAGAGTGGGTACAGGTATTTCAGAAGAATGTATGAAAGAAAAAAATTCTATTTTAAGTAAAAGAGGAATAGAATCTTCTGCTTTTGTACAATCAAATAATAGAAAAAGAGGCCCATTATATGATGGCCTACCAAGTTTAGAAGATCATAGAGGTATAGAAGTAAGAGAGGCTGCGAATCATTTGTTTGCATTAGGAAATAAATCTGTATTTATAGGTGATTCACTTCCAAGCAAAAAAGAACTAGAAGATCTATCTGGATTAAATCCAGATGCAGTAGAGCTTTTTATAGAATTAAAAGAATATGATACTGTAACCCTAGGATTACTTACTGAAACTTACACCCAAAGAGAAGATGAGGCTAGAGATGCTATAAGAGCTAGTGAAAGTAGATTAGTTCTTAATGGAAATAAAATAAAGGCCTTAAATACAGTGGATAAAAATTATGGAGATATTATTATAGATAACGAAAATTACATGAGGTATATGGGAGAATTACAAATATTAAAAACAAGTCAAAAGAGTGATTATAGGACAAATGTTGTAGCTTCTGTTTTACAAAATCATATTTATCTATTAAAATATATAAATGGTGGTAAAAAATTTTACTTTAATATAGTAAATAAATAG
- a CDS encoding MurR/RpiR family transcriptional regulator, with the protein MNVLQYIRQNYDSFTDSEKLIANYLLETKKSIISMSAKDIAYTTKTSAPTVVRFAKKIGFNSLNEMKLKLSINLDKMDQDIGFQYLDKDLGTKNIIHVIKNSVDSIMEQTVRFLKEDELDNAIELLINAKNIYVFSVGVSALVGQDLYYKLSRINKRCISHTDTHLQITSSILMEPGDVAIAISYSGETREVIKCVENAKKRKVPVIAITKASVNNKIADISDVVLRVPAVEKSLREGAISSRISQLAIIDMLFIGMVRNNIKEVEEILIETREAVKELYK; encoded by the coding sequence ATGAATGTATTACAATATATAAGGCAAAATTACGATAGTTTTACAGATAGTGAAAAATTAATAGCAAATTATTTATTAGAAACTAAGAAAAGTATTATATCAATGTCAGCTAAGGATATAGCCTATACTACTAAAACATCAGCTCCAACAGTGGTTAGGTTTGCTAAAAAAATAGGTTTTAATAGCTTAAATGAAATGAAGCTTAAGTTATCCATAAATTTAGATAAAATGGATCAAGATATAGGGTTTCAATACTTGGATAAAGATTTAGGAACAAAGAATATAATTCATGTAATAAAAAATTCAGTAGATTCTATCATGGAACAGACAGTTAGATTTTTAAAGGAAGACGAACTAGATAATGCAATAGAATTACTTATAAATGCTAAAAATATATATGTATTCAGTGTAGGAGTATCAGCTTTAGTAGGTCAAGATCTTTATTATAAGTTAAGCAGGATAAATAAGAGATGTATATCACATACAGATACACATTTGCAAATAACCTCATCTATACTAATGGAGCCAGGTGATGTAGCAATAGCAATATCCTACTCAGGGGAAACAAGAGAAGTTATTAAATGTGTAGAAAATGCAAAAAAGAGAAAGGTTCCAGTAATAGCAATAACAAAGGCTAGTGTAAATAATAAGATAGCTGATATCTCAGATGTAGTATTACGTGTGCCAGCAGTAGAAAAATCTTTAAGGGAAGGTGCAATTAGCTCGAGAATATCACAGCTAGCAATAATAGATATGTTATTTATAGGCATGGTTAGAAATAATATAAAAGAAGTTGAAGAAATCTTAATTGAAACAAGAGAAGCAGTTAAAGAATTGTATAAATAG